In the Malassezia vespertilionis chromosome 3, complete sequence genome, one interval contains:
- the MET7 gene encoding tetrahydrofolate synthase (EggNog:ENOG503NUTU; COG:H) translates to MATYEGAIDALNSLQSNAATLEAIRKSGRTVNEQNEQEMTEYLSRIGHTRKELDNINVLHITGTKGKGSTAAFLDAILRAVRPVGTEKIGLYTSPHMVAARERIRIDGVPLSESEFARYFWEVWDNLAHNTTRQYETTPLRPMYFRFMTLLAFHVFISKKVSATLLEVGIGGLYDSTNIVQHPIATGVTALGLDHTALLGNTIEEIALQKAGIFKEGAPAFSTPQPSSAEATLEAYATKIRASSFEIVQEPEGMGTVELGLPGEHQRANASMAVALARAFSVSDAGKQLYPGAIAKLGALQAPLTKTLCTALHDAFWPGRCQRVDAQTMCGAKYYLDGAHTLESITFAVRWFVSQVVEKQAPRVFIFNCTNGRSGQMLLQTLFDELKRSTKNSRAFFKRVYFCTNNTYADGNSKNDLVSHSVDPDILKSLSMQQELAGEWCTLLDITQVMHVTADGLCVEADDASVHVVPSIEHAMDGIKNMHSAADVFVAGSLHLVGGVMAHLQAQGVLDDSLREKIAPR, encoded by the coding sequence ATGGCGACCTATGAAGGGGCGATTGATGCACTAAACTCTTTGCAATCCAATGCAGCCACGCTCGAAGCCATCCGCAAAAGTGGGAGAACAGTGAATGAGCAAAATGAACAGGAAATGACAGAGTACCTGAGCCGGATAGGGCATACGCGAAAAGAGCTGGACAACATCAATGTGCTGCATATCACAGGCACAAAAGGCAAAGGATCTACAGCCGCATTTCTGGATGCAATCCTTCGTGCGGTGCGGCCTGTAGGAACAGAAAAGATTGGATTGTATACGTCGCCCCATATGGTTGCTGCGCGTGAACGAATCCGGATTGATGGAGTCCCACTTTCGGAGTCCGAGTTTGCCCGGTACTTTTGGGAGGTGTGGGACAATCTGGCACACAACACGACGCGCCAATATGAAACAACACCGCTGCGTCCCATGTATTTTCGATTCATGACACTGCTCGCATTCCATGTATTCATCTCTAAGAAGGTATCTGCTACGCTTCTAGAAGTGGGTATTGGAGGATTGTACGACTCTACAAATATTGTACAGCATCCCATCGCTACTGGCGTCACGGCGCTGGGTTTGGATcacacggcgctgcttgggaATACCATCGAGGAAATCGCACTGCAAAAAGCGGGTATATTTAAGGAGGGCGCGCCCGCATTTTCCACGCCGCAGCCCAGTAGTGCAGAGGCAACGCTGGAGGCCTATGCGACAAAAAttcgcgcgtcgagcttTGAAATTGTGCAAGAACCGGAGGGTATGGGCACCGTCGAGTTGGGCCTTCCTGGAGAGCAccagcgcgcgaatgcaAGTATggccgtcgcgcttgcacgcgcatttTCTGTTTCCGATGCGGGCAAACAGCTGTATCCCGGTGCGATCGCAAAGCttggagcgctgcaagcgccgctgaccaagacgctgtgcacggcgctgcacgatgCATTTTGGCCTGGGCGATGCCAGCGAGTCGACGCACAGACTATGTGTGGTGCAAAGTATTacttggacggcgcgcacacaTTGGAAAGCATTACGTTTGCCGTGCGATGGTTTGTGTCCCAAGTCGTTGAaaagcaagcgccgcgcgttttCATCTTTAACTGTACCAATGGGCGCTCGGGACAAATGCTCTTGCAGACTCTATTCGATGAGCTAAAGCGCAGCACGAAAAattcgcgcgcatttttcaAGCGCGTATACTTTTGCACGAACAATACCTACGCCGACGGTAACTCCAAGAACGATCTCGTTTCGCATTCAGTGGACCCAGATATTCTAAAGAGCTTGTCTATGCAGCAAGAGCTTGCTGGAGAATGGTGCACCTTGCTTGATATCACGCAAGTGATGCATGTCACGGCAGATGGGCTGTGCGTCGAAGCGGACGATGCGTCTGTGCATGTGGTCCCGAGTATCGAGCATGCTATGGATGGAATAAAAAATATGCATTCGGCTGCAGATGTATTTGTTGCCGGTAGCTTGCATTTAGTCGGCGGTGTAATGGCGCATTTGCAAGCACAGGGCGTGTTGGACGATAGCCTGCGCGAAAAGATTGCGCCTCGCTGA
- the TAM41 gene encoding Mitochondrial translocator assembly and maintenance protein 41 (BUSCO:EOG09263B7X; EggNog:ENOG503NYI1; COG:S) codes for MPDAVPEVARMTAAEATYRKELLKVLHHTNLPPVLYAFAYGSGVFRQTSSQKTSGSAPMIDMILGVKNPLHFHARNLIENPLHYPWWSRWLGSWVISEVQDMGAGLWYVPYVKVDDKVIKYGVISEDNMVADLLFWENLYISGRMQKPTAALINSSDERVPIAAQANHASALRVSFLLLPHKFSERDLYLQIASLSYMGDFRMNVPGGENQNKVQNIVDHQKPWFRFMYADLITRFPSVRVGSGSPEKKWLMMEQDLSPQVRAIHAAKLPRNLRARIARHYIKQAGAHPVFAKMNTLEPEELERVMHASDMQEYYDDAIVEADAVSLSARFWLQVVQQPDFTDVIKQQIAKTVDYPARIQSLKGIYTAGFMRSMRYVWAKLQKYRRGKPT; via the exons ATGCCAGATGCTGTCCCTGAGGTCGCACGCATGACAGCAGCAGAGGCGACGTATCGCAaggagctgctcaaggTTTTGCACCATACCAATCTTCCGCCTGTGCTGTACGCGTTTGCCTATGGGTCTGGTGTTTTTCGCCAGACCTCCTCCCAGAAGACCAGTGGAAGTGCACCGATGATTGATATGATCCTCGGCGTAAAAAACCCGCTGCATTTCCACGCGCGTAACTTGATAGAGAACCCTTTGCACTACCCGTGGTGGTCGCGCTGGCTCGGAAGCTGGGTGATTTCCGAGGTGCAGGACATGGGCGCAGGATTATGGTACGTGCCGTACGTAAAGGTGGACGACAAGGTCATTAAATATGGTGTTATTTCCGAGGACAATATGGTCGCAGATTTGCTCTTTTGGGAGAATCTTTACATCAGTGGACGCATGCAAAAACCGACCGCGGCACTGATTAATTCaagcgacgagcgcgttCCCATTGCTGCACAAGCAAACCATGCGTCAGCCTTACGGGTCTCGTTCCTGCTGCTTCCCCACAAGTTCTCTGAAAGGGATCTGTATCTTCAAATTGCATCCCTGAGCTACATGGGTGATTTCCGTATGAACGTGCCTGGAGGCGAGAACCAGAACAAGGTGCAGAACATCGTCGACCACCAGAAGCCATGGTTCCGCTTCATGTACGCCGATTTGATTACGCGGTTCCCTTCGGTCCGTGTGGGTAGCGGATCCCCTGAGAAGAAATGGCTCATGATGGAGCAGGACTTGTCGCCGCAGGTACGCGCAATCCATGCGGCCAAGCTTCCACGCAAtcttcgcgcgcgaatCGCGCGGCATTATATCAAGCAAGCGGGTGCGCACCCTGTCTTTGCAAAGATGAATACTCTTGAGCCGGAGGAATTGGAGCGTGTCATGCACGCGAGCGATATGCAAGAATACTACGACGACGCTATTGTGGAAGCGGATGCTGTGTCGCTTTCCGCACGGTTCTGGCTGCAGGTGGTCCAGCAACCCGACTTTACCGACGTGATCAAGCAGCAGATCGCCAAAACGGTGGACTACCCCGCACGGATACAATCGCTCAAGGGCATATACACGGCTGGCTTCATGCGGTCCATGCGCTATGTCTGGGCCAAGCTGCAGAAG TATCGGCGCGGGAAACCTACGTAA
- the RPL6 gene encoding 60S ribosomal protein L6 (COG:J; EggNog:ENOG503NYQG): MVRNSTVSPYIGRLGRSKLYSKKGGFKHTGRKPAAAAEETPVTTEEKAVGGAKNGGKRLVPTAKASRFYPADDVRTKKVNRKTAKPTKLRESITPGTVLILLAGRFRGKRVIFLKQLDSGLLLVTGPFKLNGVPIRRVNQAYVIATSTKVDVSNVSVDDKLNDAYFRREKAAKQKTEAAFFADPANKAPLPENKVADQKALDKDVIASIKKEGPLLAKYLAATFSLSKGDKPHALRF; this comes from the coding sequence ATGGTCCGCAACAGCACCGTTAGCCCCTACATTGGCCGCCTTGGCCGCAGCAAGCTCTACTCCAAGAAAGGTGGCTTTAAGCACACTGGACGTAAGcccgctgctgctgctgagGAGACTCCCGTCACCACCGAGGAGAAGGCTGTTGGTGGTGCCAAGAACGGTGGCAAGCGTCTTGTACCCACCGCCAAAGCTTCCCGCTTCTACCCTGCCGATgacgtgcgcacaaagAAGGTCAACCGTAAGACTGCGAAGCCgaccaagctgcgcgagagcaTCACTCCCGGCACTGTGCTCATCCTCCTTGCCGGCCGTTTCCGCGGCAAGCGTGTCATTTTTTTGAAGCAGCTTGACAGCGGTCTCTTGCTCGTCACTGGCCCCTTCAAGCTCAACGGTGTGCCTATCCGCAGGGTCAACCAGGCTTACGTGATTGCCACTAGCACCAAGGTGGATGTCAGCAACGTGAGCGTGGATGACAAGCTGAACGACGCATACTTCCGTCGTGAGAAGGCCGCGAAGCAAAAGACCGAGGCTGCCTTTTTTGCTGACCCCGCAAACAAGGCTCCTCTCCCTGAGAACAAGGTCGCCGACCAGAAGGCTCTTGACAAGGACGTGATTGCCTCGATCAAGAAGGAGGGTCCTTTGCTCGCCAAATACCTTGCGGCTACCTTCTCCCTCTCCAAGGGCGACAagccgcatgcgctccgCTTCTAA